The following coding sequences lie in one Cotesia glomerata isolate CgM1 linkage group LG5, MPM_Cglom_v2.3, whole genome shotgun sequence genomic window:
- the LOC123265908 gene encoding transmembrane protein 161B, translating into MALLGIQLVITLVVVSVIQKINPHFSFAKWILCSTGLIRYLYPTNDELKTLANIPKEKPRKGKHMQNGNSHQTFHVPRNLDITLENAQVTNLDIIHLKYYSDFQWLLDFSIYATITYALTEVYYYLYSIEGEINLSMLWCILVVGFSFKILIVLWIQYFKSNENTGERSTCIVMGIVYLLIALAVQIIDEKIIEIGLNKAYTSFNQSATKFLGEHGLSSTGPASRIVLKFSLAVWCGLLGSLLTFPGLRMAQMHSDALIYHKQRKLLLLLANISFASPLLLVCLWIKPISRDYLTVRVFTGASGPLMTPDAFESLRLIAIIVVVLLKLLLMPMYLQSYLNLAEQRLEKLKKESGRITNVDLQKKIAAVFYYLCVVSIQFIAPLLLCLFFSFMYKTLGGYSWNGFGSALEECSVDESQPVTSSDNIDNIEKTITQTAEEFHLALGSLKQIFTTEVFRGLFGLATWWTCFTIFATNALGMFCQSYLTAA; encoded by the exons ATg gcACTTTTGGGAATTCAATTGGTAATTACTTTGGTGGTTGTCAgtgtaattcaaaaaataaaccCTCATTTTTCATTCGCTAAATGGATTTTATGTTCCACTGG ACTGATAAGATACTTGTATCCAACAAATGATGAGTTGAAAACTCTCGCAAATATACCAAAGGAAAAACCAAGAAAAGGAAAGCACATGCAAAATGGAAATTCACATCAAACTTTTCACGTCCCACGTAATTTAGACATTACCTTAGAAAATGCTCAAGTGACCAACTTGGATATCATTCATTTGAAGTATTACTCGGATTTTCAATGGTTATTGGATTTTTCAATCTATGCTACGATAACTTACGCTCTTACTGAg gtttattattatttgtattcCATTGAAGGAGAGATTAATCTAAGTATGCTTTGGTGCATACTAGTAGTTGGATTTTCATT taaaATATTGATAGTCCTATGGATCCAATACTTCAAAAGCAATGAAAATACTGGCGAAAGATCAACATGTATCGTCATGGGaatcgtttatttattaattgcatTAGCAGTTCAAATTATTgacgaaaaaattatagaaattggTCTGAACAAAGCTTACACCAGTTTCAATCAAAGTGCAACTAAATTTCTTGGCGAACATGGACTCTCTTCTAC ggGACCAGCATCAAGGATAGTTTTGAAGTTTTCTCTAGCTGTTTGGTGTGGATTACTTGGCTCGTTGCTAACATTTCCGGGTCTGAGGATGGCTCAAATGCACTCAGATgctttaat TTACCACAAACAGcgtaaacttttattattattagcaaaCATAAGTTTCGCGTCGCCTTTACTGCTAGTTTGTTTGTGGATTAAACCTATAAGTCGAGATTATCTTACTGTAAGAGTTTTTACGGGAGCAAGTGGTCCACT GATGACTCCAGATGCATTTGAAAGTTTGAGACTGATTGCTATTATCGTtgtagttttattaaaattattattgatgccAATGTATCTGCAGTCGTATTTAAATTTGGCTGAGCAGAGActagagaaattaaaaaaagaatccGGTAGAATAACTAATGTCGATTTACAAAAAAAG ATTGCTGCAGTGTTTTATTATCTGTGTGTCGTATCGATACAATTTATAGCACCATTACTACTGtgtttatttttctcatttaTGTACAAAACACTAG GTGGTTACTCGTGGAATGGTTTTGGTAGTGCTTTAGAAGAATGTTCTGTCGATGAATCTCAACCGGTGACAAGCAGTGACAATATTgacaatattgaaaaaactaTTACGCAAACTGCTGAAGAATTCCACTTAGCTTTAGGATCTTTAAAACAA ATTTTTACAACAGAAGTCTTCCGTGGTTTGTTTGGATTGGCAACATGGTGGACCTGTTTTACGATATTTGCAACAAATGCTCTAGGAATGTTTTGTCAGTCCTACCTGACAGCCGCGTAA
- the LOC123265316 gene encoding putative gustatory receptor 2a, which produces MIVKIDKRISRQGNLEDISYSCLINKFQIFAAIITVLLGPFSLICHAVYYYNIRPEDLFTSDLLLYHTIAQSLAMNFFFDIIVLLIYSRLRELNNGINKIEDLGSGNVILEIRRIRKIYNGICNLVTYVNNIYGLHLLLSTLNAFTMVVATLFRIYMGVVEGKNMFILINNIIWITYTIQVTLNCVICTFVRGESKKTATIIHKIILARISKCLRSCELYSVDITKPCDPETNLQHEINNFSSQLHHSTMNFNACGFFIIDNKLLRSFIGVITTYLIIVVQFYVPEEKKVKEFFGNATNES; this is translated from the exons ATGATCGTTAAAATTGACAAAAGAATCAGCCGGCAAGGCAATTTAGAAGATATATCATATAGTTGTTTGATTAATAAGTTTCAAATATTTGCGGCAATTATTACTGTGCTTTTGGGACCTTTCTCGCTGATTTGTCATGcggtttattattataatattcgCCCGGAAGATCTTTTCACCTCTGATCTGTTGTTGTATCACACTATCGCACAATCATTGGCAATGAATTTCTTCTTTGACATTATTGTCTTGTTAATCTATTCGAGGTTAAGAGAGCTGAACAATGgaatcaataaaattgaagACTTAGGATCGGGTAATGTTATCTTGGAAATCCGGAgaatcagaaaaatttataatg gtATTTGCAACCTTGTAACATACGTAAATAACATCTACGGCCTCCATTTGCTTCTCAGTACCCTGAACGCCTTCACAATGGTCGTCGCAACATTGTTCCGAATATACATGGGCGTTGTTGAAGGAAAGAACATGTTTATTCTTATTAACAACATAATATGGATTACTTACACGATACAAGTAACATTGAACTGCGTTATTTGCACATTTGTACGTGGGGAATCTAAGAAAACTGCAACTATAATCCACAAGATCATTCTtgc acGAATTTCAAAATGTCTACGTTCCTGCGAATTGTATTCGGTAGACATTACCAAACCCTGTGATCCAGAAACAAACTTACAAcatgaaataaataacttttcatCGCAACTTCATCACTCTACAATGAATTTTAACGCCTGTGGATTTTTCATAATAGACAATAAACTTTTACGAAGC tttatcGGAGTGATTACGACTTACTTAATTATCGTCGTACAATTCTACGTaccagaagaaaaaaaagtcaaagaATTTTTTGGTAACGCGACAAATGAAtcgtaa